A genome region from Leptospira stimsonii includes the following:
- a CDS encoding STAS domain-containing protein gives MEITVQDDIHIIKIAGSILQSDSEELDRNLSEHNFDPSPKIIIDLTEVSHICSTALGIIVSYKKKFKSAEGDIIIVVNDEDLLQLFEITMLDKVFKVVPNIEDAFDEFKLNR, from the coding sequence ATGGAAATAACCGTACAAGACGATATTCACATCATTAAAATTGCCGGATCGATTCTTCAATCCGATAGTGAAGAATTAGACAGAAACCTGAGTGAACACAATTTTGACCCTAGTCCGAAGATCATTATCGATCTTACCGAAGTGAGTCATATCTGTTCGACTGCGTTAGGCATCATTGTCTCCTACAAGAAGAAATTCAAAAGCGCAGAAGGTGATATTATCATCGTTGTGAACGACGAAGATCTTTTACAACTTTTTGAAATTACGATGTTAGATAAAGTTTTCAAAGTGGTCCCGAACATTGAAGACGCTTTTGACGAATTCAAACTAAATCGTTAA
- a CDS encoding catalase family protein — MLKKIGFITVGILFLLVLLFWVGQGPRVVIPQDTQPGAEFVFPGEENTTQETLSLLLSSLKEKYPKGSEAKRDAHPFAHGCVKGMFSVSSEVPEEFKYGIFNSPKTYPVWIRFSNGSITKKPDFEGDIRGMGIKLMGVDGPKLAEDEKRTQDFLLINHPVLPAGAPEEYLSLFKAAFAKKPMSYFFGGMPWNWKLTALKESISIRGKKIPDVLEIRYWSTTPYRLGKESLAVKYSARPCETKELKIPDSPAENYLRQTMISHLKEKSACFEFLIQKQGNPIAMPVEDPAVHWDEKDSPFVSVAKIVIPVQEFATSEQDRFCENLSLNPWHSLPEHRPLGGINRVRKLAYETISKYRRDQNGVKPIEPTK, encoded by the coding sequence ATGTTAAAGAAAATCGGATTTATAACAGTTGGAATTTTATTCTTACTCGTATTGTTGTTTTGGGTCGGACAAGGACCTCGAGTTGTGATTCCGCAAGATACACAACCGGGTGCGGAGTTCGTTTTTCCGGGAGAAGAAAATACTACTCAAGAAACGCTTTCCCTTTTGCTTTCTTCTTTGAAAGAAAAATATCCGAAAGGTTCAGAGGCAAAGAGAGATGCACATCCGTTTGCGCACGGTTGTGTGAAGGGCATGTTTAGCGTTTCTTCCGAAGTTCCGGAAGAATTTAAATATGGTATATTCAATTCTCCTAAAACGTATCCGGTCTGGATTCGATTCTCGAACGGATCGATTACGAAAAAGCCGGACTTTGAAGGAGATATCCGAGGAATGGGAATCAAGCTGATGGGAGTGGACGGGCCTAAGTTGGCGGAAGACGAAAAACGAACTCAAGATTTTCTTTTGATCAATCACCCGGTTTTACCGGCGGGTGCACCGGAAGAATATCTTTCACTCTTCAAAGCGGCGTTCGCAAAAAAACCGATGTCTTATTTTTTTGGCGGAATGCCCTGGAATTGGAAACTTACAGCGTTGAAAGAATCCATCTCGATCCGAGGAAAAAAAATTCCAGACGTATTAGAAATTCGTTACTGGAGTACGACTCCTTATCGATTGGGAAAAGAATCGCTCGCTGTCAAATATTCGGCGAGACCTTGTGAAACAAAGGAGCTTAAGATTCCGGATTCTCCGGCGGAAAATTATCTTCGTCAAACGATGATTTCTCATCTTAAGGAAAAGTCCGCTTGTTTCGAGTTCCTGATTCAAAAACAAGGCAATCCGATCGCAATGCCTGTGGAAGATCCGGCGGTTCATTGGGACGAAAAAGATTCTCCTTTTGTCTCCGTCGCCAAGATTGTAATTCCAGTTCAGGAGTTTGCAACCTCCGAACAAGATCGATTCTGTGAAAACCTTTCTCTCAATCCTTGGCACAGTTTGCCGGAACATCGTCCGTTAGGCGGAATCAATCGTGTCAGAAAACTTGCTTACGAAACGATCTCGAAATATAGAAGAGATCAAAACGGCGTCAAGCCGATCGAACCTACGAAGTGA
- a CDS encoding inner membrane CreD family protein produces the protein MTNDRGENESILRYAHFILEDFQINGSLKPEKRYGGIYAVALYQSDLEIRGSFSPLD, from the coding sequence ATGACAAACGATCGCGGTGAGAATGAAAGTATTTTACGTTATGCGCACTTTATTCTTGAAGATTTTCAGATTAACGGTTCTTTGAAACCGGAAAAAAGATACGGAGGAATCTATGCGGTTGCTTTGTATCAATCCGATCTTGAAATTCGAGGAAGTTTTTCTCCTCTCGACTAG
- a CDS encoding MBL fold metallo-hydrolase: MKYIFRISLLFFFVSCAVTSHQSKQVQLGKTFSLQNLNQDTKGSIVFQKFVAADWEVERSGLINLNDPKAASLKPGPEPIQIYFYVIDHPKFGRYMIDTGISKEFRKDPKEWPISSIVASAMKTATLKIKITVEEWLKKDPKKVEGIFLTHMHLDHIMGTKDFAPGLPIFVGPKESTGKRFINVFVQGTTDNVLGENPNLSELKFEETENSPGVIDFFGDQSLLIFHLEGHTRGSLAFLIKSSSGPQLVLGDSCHTSWGWENQVPPGDFTEDLEKNAIALAFLKKIASKYPGIQVHPGHQSISGNRN; the protein is encoded by the coding sequence ATGAAATATATTTTTAGAATTTCACTTCTATTCTTCTTCGTTTCTTGTGCGGTGACTTCTCACCAATCCAAACAGGTTCAACTCGGCAAAACATTCTCTTTACAGAACTTGAATCAGGATACAAAGGGATCGATTGTCTTTCAAAAGTTCGTAGCGGCAGATTGGGAAGTCGAGCGGTCTGGCTTAATTAATCTAAACGATCCGAAGGCCGCGAGTTTAAAACCGGGTCCGGAGCCGATTCAAATTTATTTTTATGTGATCGATCATCCTAAATTCGGAAGATATATGATCGATACAGGTATTTCCAAGGAGTTTCGAAAGGATCCCAAAGAATGGCCCATTTCTTCCATCGTCGCCTCCGCGATGAAAACCGCCACTTTAAAGATTAAGATTACTGTGGAGGAATGGCTCAAAAAAGATCCAAAAAAAGTGGAAGGAATCTTTTTAACCCACATGCATCTCGACCATATCATGGGAACCAAAGACTTCGCTCCCGGTCTTCCTATCTTCGTCGGCCCTAAGGAGTCTACCGGAAAAAGATTCATCAACGTATTTGTTCAAGGCACCACCGATAACGTGTTAGGTGAGAATCCGAATCTTTCTGAACTCAAGTTTGAAGAAACGGAGAATTCTCCGGGAGTTATTGACTTCTTCGGAGATCAGTCGCTTCTCATCTTTCATCTAGAAGGTCATACGCGAGGAAGTCTTGCTTTTTTGATAAAGAGTTCTTCCGGCCCTCAGTTGGTATTAGGAGATTCCTGCCATACAAGTTGGGGTTGGGAAAACCAAGTTCCTCCGGGAGACTTCACGGAGGACTTGGAGAAGAATGCGATAGCCTTGGCTTTTTTGAAAAAAATCGCTTCCAAATATCCCGGAATCCAAGTTCATCCCGGACATCAAAGTATATCAGGAAATCGTAATTAA
- a CDS encoding SDR family oxidoreductase — protein sequence MKEIDRSKPVLVTGGAGYIASWVIRYLLEDGLSVRATVRDKGDSKKISHLLKLGERFPGKLEFFEADLLREGSFLNAIQEKGGVELIIHTASPFFIDGVKNPQKELVEPAVFGTKNVLLSANQSPSVKRIVLTSSVAAIMGDNSDSANHPDNRLSETDWNTTSSLTHQPYPYSKTLAEREAWKIAEGQTRWDLVTINPSFVMGPSLSERADGTSVNFMLSMINGKFAPGVPDMMIGFVDVRDVARAHVLAGFTPSASGRHIVSSETLKFLDVAKKIREKFGNRFPIPKKALPKFITYLIGPFFGLSWPYISRNVGIPFALDHSYSKKDLGLTYRPISETFAEHIEQIVSSNMLSKKVS from the coding sequence ATGAAAGAAATAGATCGTTCTAAACCCGTTCTTGTCACTGGAGGGGCTGGTTATATCGCTTCCTGGGTGATTCGATATTTATTGGAAGACGGACTTTCGGTGAGGGCTACCGTGAGGGATAAGGGCGATTCTAAAAAGATTTCCCATCTCCTCAAATTGGGAGAACGCTTTCCCGGAAAATTGGAATTTTTCGAAGCGGACCTTTTAAGGGAAGGTTCGTTTTTGAATGCGATTCAAGAGAAGGGGGGAGTGGAGCTGATCATTCATACAGCCTCTCCGTTTTTTATCGATGGAGTGAAGAACCCGCAGAAAGAATTAGTGGAACCCGCAGTCTTCGGCACGAAGAATGTTCTCTTATCCGCGAACCAATCCCCTTCGGTAAAAAGGATCGTACTGACTTCGAGCGTTGCGGCTATCATGGGAGATAACAGCGATTCGGCGAATCATCCGGACAATCGTCTTTCTGAAACAGATTGGAATACGACCAGCAGTCTTACTCATCAGCCGTATCCCTATTCTAAAACGCTCGCGGAAAGGGAAGCGTGGAAGATTGCGGAAGGACAGACGCGATGGGACTTGGTTACGATCAATCCTTCCTTTGTCATGGGACCTTCTCTTTCCGAAAGAGCTGACGGAACGAGCGTGAACTTTATGCTCTCGATGATCAACGGCAAGTTTGCTCCGGGAGTTCCGGATATGATGATCGGATTTGTAGACGTGAGAGACGTTGCGCGCGCACATGTTTTAGCGGGATTTACTCCTTCTGCAAGCGGGAGACATATCGTTTCTTCGGAGACGTTGAAATTTTTGGATGTTGCCAAAAAGATTCGAGAGAAATTCGGAAATCGTTTTCCGATTCCGAAGAAAGCTCTTCCAAAATTTATAACGTATTTGATAGGGCCATTTTTCGGGCTGTCATGGCCTTATATTTCGCGTAACGTAGGAATTCCGTTCGCGCTGGATCATTCTTACAGTAAAAAAGATTTAGGGCTGACTTATAGACCAATTTCGGAGACTTTTGCGGAGCATATTGAACAGATCGTTTCTTCGAATATGTTATCCAAAAAAGTATCCTGA
- a CDS encoding SH3 domain-containing protein, with protein MQRIFIQSQPVFLKIALAALFLFFSDFAFAEDKLSPRYVLTFEGKLNVREKPKDGKILFQLDKGESVWIKEDSQFEEWQEIKTKTGAKGFAASEFLSKKKPEELTDAKLFGSIKSGTEGSWFRSLAIRVKNQWLSASDHSAETYFLEKKKIQEKEKAIAYERTNIAGEFLPETKEITGCQEIRVIKGNFNAFRKIDTYQDSVFAIFGAKIGDKVRSDRYNPSEKISKIMDAAANSIFKKKHPNKDELKFLKRGDFYTINSPGKKYIFIRYAIKKEPEEKSYYAALYELNGEEPGKKIFEKFDVLMNEQAIYGGQYHFIDALDLDENGTPILIFHHNGYDGYINEFSKIINGKLETLFLAGGDAC; from the coding sequence ATGCAAAGAATATTCATACAATCACAGCCTGTATTTTTAAAAATCGCGTTAGCGGCTCTTTTCCTATTCTTTTCCGATTTCGCCTTCGCCGAAGACAAACTTTCTCCAAGATACGTTCTCACTTTCGAAGGAAAGCTAAACGTTCGAGAAAAGCCGAAGGACGGAAAAATTCTCTTTCAACTGGATAAAGGCGAAAGCGTCTGGATCAAAGAGGATTCTCAATTTGAGGAATGGCAAGAAATCAAAACAAAAACCGGTGCTAAGGGTTTTGCCGCTTCCGAATTTCTCAGTAAAAAAAAACCTGAGGAGTTGACGGATGCAAAACTTTTCGGATCCATCAAATCCGGTACGGAGGGATCCTGGTTTCGATCCTTAGCCATCAGAGTCAAAAATCAATGGTTGTCCGCGAGCGATCATTCCGCAGAAACTTATTTCTTAGAAAAGAAGAAGATTCAGGAAAAAGAAAAAGCGATCGCTTATGAACGCACAAATATCGCGGGTGAATTTTTGCCGGAAACGAAAGAGATCACGGGTTGTCAGGAAATTAGAGTGATCAAAGGAAACTTCAACGCGTTTCGAAAAATCGATACGTATCAGGATTCCGTCTTTGCTATTTTTGGGGCTAAGATCGGAGATAAGGTTCGATCGGATCGTTACAATCCTTCGGAAAAAATTTCAAAAATCATGGATGCGGCCGCTAATTCCATTTTTAAAAAGAAACATCCGAACAAGGACGAACTTAAATTCTTAAAAAGGGGAGATTTTTATACGATCAATTCTCCTGGAAAAAAATACATCTTCATTCGATACGCGATCAAAAAGGAGCCCGAAGAGAAGTCCTATTACGCGGCATTATACGAATTGAACGGTGAGGAGCCTGGCAAAAAAATATTCGAAAAATTTGATGTACTCATGAACGAACAGGCCATCTACGGAGGGCAATATCATTTTATCGATGCCCTTGACTTAGATGAAAACGGAACGCCGATTTTAATTTTCCACCACAACGGCTACGACGGCTACATAAATGAATTCTCTAAAATTATCAACGGCAAATTGGAGACTTTATTTTTGGCGGGCGGGGACGCTTGTTAA
- a CDS encoding lectin-like protein: MKRILSILIFSLFLGAMGNLYASRGSVVENPIDVFEKSFENKVLSIQRKTQVNANLPVHRALFYGTHNSYNSKSYAGPFFSYAFPNQKYSIGEQLRLGARFIELDVHWTLGTRARKELLLCHGQDNHVGCNVFDRPFYKGLEEVRDWVSNVSNRNEVLVLYIEDKFDGHSSEALQTLKDYLDPWLYRYSGSCSDIPSPENMPKLGDMVASNKRILLMSNGCYDSQWSGYFKKIFFGASTGSPKEFKGYPDCNYSRATYNSSMVRFFNDTTNYFGFYDGVKESGSFTDANIQSMLACEVNVFGIDQFDPDFAKKAIWSWNSSEPNNWAGSEHCAVVWSNGRWNDLNCSSWNRFSCKDASGNWYVTSGGGSWSSGNSQCSSETGGRYKFSAPLTPYENRKLLEAKNSVSAGDLWINLTDQTSEGNWLSGY, encoded by the coding sequence ATGAAGAGAATTTTATCCATTCTCATCTTCTCTCTTTTTCTGGGAGCGATGGGAAATCTTTATGCGAGTCGTGGCTCCGTCGTGGAAAATCCGATCGACGTTTTTGAAAAGTCTTTCGAAAACAAGGTTCTTTCCATTCAGAGAAAAACGCAGGTAAACGCGAACCTTCCGGTTCATCGAGCCCTTTTTTACGGAACCCACAATTCGTATAACAGCAAGTCATACGCCGGTCCGTTCTTCTCTTACGCGTTTCCGAATCAAAAGTATTCCATCGGTGAACAACTTCGCCTTGGCGCAAGGTTTATCGAATTGGACGTTCACTGGACTTTGGGAACCCGCGCTCGTAAAGAACTTCTTCTATGCCACGGTCAGGACAACCACGTGGGTTGTAACGTCTTCGATCGCCCTTTTTATAAAGGTCTAGAGGAAGTTCGAGATTGGGTTTCCAACGTCTCGAATCGCAATGAAGTTCTCGTTCTTTATATTGAAGATAAGTTCGACGGTCATTCTTCCGAAGCTCTTCAAACTCTTAAGGATTATCTGGATCCTTGGTTGTATCGTTATTCCGGAAGTTGTTCTGATATACCCTCTCCGGAGAATATGCCGAAGTTAGGCGATATGGTCGCGTCCAACAAAAGAATTCTTCTTATGAGCAATGGTTGTTACGATTCTCAGTGGAGCGGCTACTTTAAAAAAATCTTCTTCGGCGCGTCGACGGGAAGTCCGAAAGAATTCAAAGGTTATCCGGATTGTAATTATTCCAGAGCGACTTACAATTCTTCTATGGTTCGTTTCTTTAACGATACGACAAATTACTTCGGGTTCTATGACGGAGTAAAGGAGAGCGGATCTTTTACGGATGCAAATATTCAGTCGATGTTGGCTTGTGAGGTGAACGTATTTGGCATCGATCAGTTTGATCCGGACTTTGCCAAAAAAGCGATCTGGTCCTGGAATTCTTCCGAGCCGAACAACTGGGCCGGAAGTGAACACTGCGCCGTCGTCTGGTCCAACGGAAGATGGAACGATCTCAACTGTTCCTCTTGGAATCGTTTTTCTTGTAAGGACGCTTCGGGGAACTGGTATGTGACTTCAGGCGGTGGATCTTGGTCTTCCGGAAATTCACAGTGTTCTTCGGAAACTGGAGGAAGATATAAATTCTCTGCACCTTTGACACCGTATGAAAACAGAAAACTCTTAGAGGCCAAGAATTCGGTCAGCGCCGGCGATCTTTGGATCAACCTTACGGATCAGACTTCGGAAGGAAACTGGCTTTCTGGGTATTGA
- a CDS encoding GAF domain-containing SpoIIE family protein phosphatase: MSLAKNPILDKGDLIPALHVLTESISRALDCERCSIWFYSETKTSIQCLDLFILSENSHNSGMELFQKDYPRYFEVLKDERLIVADDAIHDNSTKEFAPNYLLPLNILSMLDAPILMDGKLLGIICNEHVGKHHSWTLEEQTFVGSLSDMIPRIFQAVERKKAEEELKKANERLEYTVRTRTRIILSQKEELEHQIKMAKKIQGALLPATLPKSDYLDLQYLYEPMMEIGGDFVDFLYDEENHILGFFICDVSGHGVSAALLASMVKMSYSNWRSFIQNPEYGVAQIYESLAGKFAGHFITAILGTLNVKTGEGRMTNAGHCPPVLLSKGKKPYVFYQTGPLLTDLIPLKLETVPFHLDRGDRLVLYTDGIIEAFNPDRELFSEERLLSNLDSSENEPLGELCQKVFSEVNRFMGVPHEGFSDDLTLLALERK, from the coding sequence ATGTCCTTAGCAAAAAATCCGATACTCGACAAAGGCGATTTAATCCCTGCGTTACACGTCCTTACAGAATCGATTTCACGAGCTTTGGATTGTGAACGATGTAGCATCTGGTTTTATAGCGAGACAAAAACCTCCATTCAATGTCTCGATCTCTTTATCCTCTCCGAAAATTCTCACAATTCCGGAATGGAACTTTTTCAAAAAGACTATCCACGTTATTTCGAAGTTCTCAAAGATGAAAGATTGATCGTCGCGGACGACGCGATTCACGACAATTCTACGAAAGAATTTGCTCCGAATTACCTGTTACCTTTGAACATTCTTTCGATGCTGGATGCGCCCATTCTCATGGATGGAAAACTTCTCGGAATCATTTGTAATGAACACGTCGGCAAACATCATTCTTGGACGCTGGAAGAACAAACCTTTGTGGGTTCGCTTTCCGATATGATTCCAAGAATCTTTCAAGCGGTGGAAAGAAAGAAAGCGGAAGAAGAATTAAAAAAAGCGAATGAACGTTTGGAATACACGGTCAGAACCAGAACCAGAATTATTCTTAGCCAAAAGGAAGAATTGGAACATCAGATCAAGATGGCAAAAAAGATACAAGGCGCTCTTCTTCCCGCTACTCTCCCGAAATCCGACTATTTAGATCTACAATATCTTTACGAACCGATGATGGAAATCGGCGGAGATTTCGTAGACTTTCTTTATGACGAGGAAAATCATATTCTCGGTTTTTTTATCTGCGATGTTTCGGGTCACGGGGTTTCCGCCGCTTTGCTCGCCTCGATGGTGAAGATGTCCTATTCAAACTGGAGATCGTTTATTCAAAATCCTGAATATGGCGTCGCTCAAATTTACGAATCCCTTGCCGGAAAATTTGCCGGCCATTTTATCACAGCGATTCTCGGAACTCTAAACGTGAAAACGGGAGAAGGAAGAATGACGAACGCAGGACATTGTCCTCCCGTTTTGCTCAGCAAAGGTAAAAAACCTTACGTATTTTATCAAACGGGCCCATTGCTTACGGATCTAATTCCTTTAAAATTAGAGACGGTTCCGTTTCACCTGGATCGTGGAGATCGTTTGGTACTTTATACGGATGGAATTATAGAAGCGTTCAATCCGGATCGAGAATTATTTTCCGAAGAACGATTGCTTTCTAATTTGGATTCTTCCGAAAACGAACCCTTGGGGGAGCTTTGTCAAAAAGTTTTTTCGGAAGTGAATCGTTTTATGGGAGTCCCTCACGAAGGTTTTTCTGACGACCTTACACTTCTTGCCCTCGAAAGGAAATAG
- a CDS encoding response regulator — translation MKNAKNYSILLAEDDESNAELLMRHVERYNFEVDHVVDGVAAEIKLRKQRYDLIITDNKMPKQSGLSLLERIPEINRLTPIIFLTVSNEKETILQAVHNRNLVAYLLKPVDTNILIEKICQGLSIKANTLIDKKAYPFEILPFTSSSHGVGIELKGCPFGKSVEKLVQEISFFLKELPSLRSIVIKVNPEFYLFKNGEQLLSTLRDRLAIKYEIKKEDISILNE, via the coding sequence ATGAAAAACGCGAAAAACTATTCCATTCTTCTTGCGGAAGACGACGAAAGCAACGCGGAACTTCTCATGCGCCACGTGGAAAGATACAATTTCGAAGTGGATCACGTTGTGGACGGAGTTGCCGCGGAAATCAAACTTAGAAAACAACGTTACGATTTGATAATTACGGATAATAAAATGCCGAAACAAAGCGGTCTTAGTCTTTTAGAAAGAATTCCGGAGATAAATCGTTTAACGCCGATTATCTTTTTAACGGTGAGCAACGAAAAAGAAACGATTTTACAAGCGGTTCACAACAGGAATCTCGTTGCCTATCTATTAAAACCGGTCGATACGAATATCCTAATCGAAAAAATTTGCCAAGGTTTGAGCATTAAGGCGAATACTCTAATCGATAAGAAGGCGTATCCGTTCGAAATACTTCCTTTTACGAGTTCCAGTCACGGAGTCGGAATCGAATTAAAAGGTTGTCCTTTCGGAAAAAGTGTTGAAAAACTCGTTCAGGAAATTTCATTTTTTTTGAAGGAACTCCCTAGTCTGCGAAGTATCGTGATCAAAGTGAATCCGGAGTTCTATCTTTTTAAGAATGGAGAACAATTGCTTTCCACTCTTAGAGATCGTCTTGCAATCAAATATGAAATCAAAAAGGAAGACATCAGCATTCTAAACGAATGA
- a CDS encoding Spy/CpxP family protein refolding chaperone gives MKGFFKVSGLILVIAALFAGGCRFYKSPEKRAEFVVKKISSELDLNDSQKKELNRIKDEVLTKRKELKLEGPRIPAEALAEFRQPTLDEKKINKSFELEMGKMTEMRQYMTKKAIEFHAILTPEQRNKFVDLITEFQKKHHHHDD, from the coding sequence ATGAAAGGATTTTTTAAAGTGTCCGGTCTGATTCTTGTAATCGCGGCTTTGTTTGCGGGAGGATGTAGGTTTTATAAGTCTCCTGAAAAAAGAGCGGAGTTCGTAGTAAAGAAGATTAGCTCGGAATTGGATCTGAACGATTCTCAAAAGAAAGAACTCAATCGTATCAAAGACGAAGTTCTAACTAAGAGAAAGGAACTGAAACTCGAAGGCCCAAGAATTCCAGCGGAGGCACTTGCAGAGTTTCGTCAACCGACTTTAGATGAAAAAAAGATAAACAAGTCGTTTGAATTGGAGATGGGTAAGATGACGGAGATGAGACAATACATGACCAAAAAAGCGATTGAGTTTCATGCGATTCTCACTCCCGAACAAAGAAATAAATTTGTGGATTTGATTACAGAGTTTCAAAAGAAACATCATCATCATGATGACTGA
- a CDS encoding RNA polymerase sigma factor, with protein MMTESEFTDIVSSTRDIVLSAIEKNLAERFSYAIDDVAQETYFRAYKALKKDQFRKESKLSTWLYAIARNESLRMNDKLKREEERADKLARSKKPEDFITRNSSLNGKSGDAESNSQEVIGLLRSLLVKIPDKYRRVLEFYLAGYTEKQIAETMGVKPGTVKSRAARGKEMMKRVGTKEKFYE; from the coding sequence ATGATGACTGAATCTGAATTTACAGATATCGTTAGTTCCACTAGGGACATTGTCCTCTCTGCGATTGAAAAAAACCTCGCAGAGAGGTTTTCTTATGCTATCGACGACGTAGCGCAAGAAACCTATTTTCGCGCGTACAAAGCCTTAAAAAAAGATCAGTTTCGCAAAGAATCCAAACTGAGCACTTGGTTGTACGCGATCGCCAGAAACGAATCCCTCAGAATGAACGATAAGCTGAAAAGAGAAGAGGAGCGCGCCGATAAATTGGCTCGCTCGAAAAAACCGGAAGATTTTATAACTAGAAATTCCAGCTTGAACGGAAAGTCGGGGGACGCGGAGAGTAATTCCCAGGAAGTGATCGGATTACTTCGTTCACTTTTAGTAAAGATTCCCGATAAATACAGAAGAGTTTTGGAATTCTATTTAGCCGGTTATACGGAAAAACAAATCGCGGAAACCATGGGTGTAAAACCTGGAACGGTAAAGTCTAGGGCCGCGCGAGGAAAAGAAATGATGAAACGAGTCGGAACAAAGGAGAAATTTTATGAATAA
- a CDS encoding efflux RND transporter periplasmic adaptor subunit produces the protein MNWKEDWKSVVSNRKFKIGIGIGILVFVLWFLLRPKPVVSETAKVIRGTYQQIVEEEGITRVQEKFTIFSPVSGILKRIHKHAGESVSKGETLAIVKWDYDRTVNSPITGKVLKVIRESEGPIEMGTPLLEVGNTDRLEIAAEVLTQEAVHLHPGNPVEIEGWGGGKLEGNLRLVEPAAFTKVSSLGVEEQRVRAIVDFIPPSEMGEGFQVRCKIISDKKENQIIAPTAALFREGEDWFVFQVLKNKARKSKVKLEARSGENALITDGLKEGDEVILYPGEGIQEGAKIR, from the coding sequence ATGAATTGGAAAGAAGACTGGAAGTCGGTCGTCTCAAATCGGAAATTCAAAATCGGGATCGGTATTGGAATTCTCGTTTTCGTTTTATGGTTTTTACTAAGACCTAAACCAGTCGTCTCCGAAACCGCAAAAGTGATCAGAGGAACCTATCAGCAAATCGTAGAAGAGGAAGGAATCACTAGGGTCCAGGAAAAATTTACGATCTTCTCACCCGTGAGCGGAATCTTAAAAAGAATCCATAAACACGCAGGAGAATCCGTTAGCAAAGGAGAAACTCTCGCGATCGTAAAGTGGGACTATGATCGAACCGTAAATTCACCTATCACAGGTAAGGTGCTCAAGGTGATCAGAGAAAGCGAAGGACCGATCGAAATGGGAACACCTCTTCTCGAAGTCGGCAATACGGATCGTTTGGAAATCGCCGCAGAAGTTCTAACGCAGGAAGCGGTTCATCTTCATCCCGGAAATCCGGTCGAAATCGAAGGCTGGGGAGGAGGAAAGTTGGAAGGAAATTTGCGTTTGGTCGAGCCCGCCGCTTTTACAAAAGTCTCCTCCCTTGGCGTGGAAGAACAAAGAGTCAGAGCGATCGTGGATTTTATTCCGCCGTCCGAAATGGGGGAAGGATTTCAAGTTCGTTGTAAAATCATAAGCGACAAAAAAGAAAATCAAATCATCGCTCCGACCGCCGCATTGTTTCGAGAGGGAGAAGACTGGTTCGTCTTTCAGGTCCTGAAAAATAAAGCGAGGAAATCCAAGGTCAAGCTGGAGGCCAGAAGTGGAGAAAACGCCTTGATCACAGACGGATTGAAAGAAGGAGACGAAGTCATCTTATACCCTGGAGAAGGAATTCAGGAAGGCGCTAAGATCCGATAA